The genomic stretch CCACGTAGGGCTCCAGCTGGTTCAACATGTCGGCGAAGTCTTCGCGAGACGTAAGCACGGCTAAAGCCTACCTACTGGTCGGTAGGGAAACCTAGAGAGCTCGTTCCGGTGCGCCAGACTGCGAGGGTGAGCGCAGCGAGCGAGGCCGACCGGGTCGAGGTGGAGCGACTCCTCGGACGTCCCGCCCGCGGCGACTTCGAGGTGGTGGTGCGCCGGGCCGACGGGGCGCCGGTGGTGATCCGCAACGCACCCCTGCTCGACGACGGTACACCCATGCCCACCCGCTACTGGCTGCTCGGCGAGCCCGAGCGGACCGAGGTGGGCCGGCTGGAGAGCGAGGGAGGCGTCGACGCCGCGGAGGCCGAGGTCGACGCCGACGAGCTGGCCGCCGCCCACGAGCGCTACCGGGCCGAGCGCGACGCCGC from Acidimicrobiales bacterium encodes the following:
- a CDS encoding DUF501 domain-containing protein produces the protein MSAASEADRVEVERLLGRPARGDFEVVVRRADGAPVVIRNAPLLDDGTPMPTRYWLLGEPERTEVGRLESEGGVDAAEAEVDADELAAAHERYRAERDAAVPPDHQGPRPSGGVAGTRVGVKCLHAHYAWFLAGGDDPVGRWVHERIHERLHVPKPPGSTGGRPTAAR